In Plasmodium falciparum 3D7 genome assembly, chromosome: 13, the following are encoded in one genomic region:
- a CDS encoding ubiquitin-activating enzyme E1, putative: MKNEEYKRLISLWGIEHQEILMNSSIFFLGSNILTLEICKGLILSGVRNLIIIDDGLVDIENLRNYKLYYNLCNTNDYKCNVIKEYLKRINKNNVHINCIITNPRKYFYNLLKERKEIDKYKCNDKKTNVDIVICNLNIKDNIYIEKLCSQYNINIITCNYTNMIGYLNVCIKEHNHFYIHNNHNHNNNNNYSFLFYHYISLSLLNIPEINEYVTKLDYTSFKHNSMTNKIFFLIKCYKDIYNIQQEKKIIIKKNKINKINNNNNNNKSYSNICYSYVDSHEIINCNHILLFIKNKLLLTNLSFPNFQNITHEFLALHNILCLIKKYIIQSNIHNYENKLSISKNHISFFLIVYKSFIQKNNYLPYLYDDINFEDQNINTIVIRKKQHDEQKIQHIINKKKIKYSFYKPFSITYFRYFFSHFHFIKHITKDEIKNNDELLNHWQKFVCLYKYNMEKKEKQKKENKDNNIYIDHTHDNINNNNIYIDHTHDNNNNNNNNIYIDHTHDNINNNNNIYIDHTHDNINNNNNNIYIDHTYDKNCNHFHNNFHNDHYNFPCANTHYNHTIQIKKKERKIKNSTPILLCNNKNNDILYFFKNTLTHHIKETIKKGTTNVFKNENINTIYTSIYQEKEIYFVKSLLLHSHRNTSTLKETIQNINNSLLKYNKTNNFPSNICLVLLMSGFITQEILKIASLYLKPHINYYFFEL, from the coding sequence atgaaaaatgaagaatacAAAAGGCTAATATCCCTATGGGGAATAGAACATCaagaaatattaatgaatagttccattttctttttaggtAGTAACATATTGACTTTAGAAATATGTAAAGGTTTGATTTTGAGTGGTGTACGTAATTTGATCATAATAGACGATGGATTAGTAGATATAGAGAAtttaagaaattataaattatattataatttatgtaatacaaatgattataaatgtaatgttataaaagaatatttaaaaagaataaataaaaataatgtacaTATTAATTGTATAATAACAAACCCAAGAaagtatttttataatcttttaaaagaaagaaaagaaattgataaatataaatgtaatgataaaaaaacaaatgtagatattgttatatgtaatttgaatattaaagataatatatatatagaaaaattatgtagtcaatataatataaatattataacttGTAATTATACTAATATGATAGGTTATttaaatgtatgtataaaagAGCATAATCACTTTTAcattcataataatcataatcataataataataataattatagttttcttttttatcattatatatccttatcattattaaacataccagaaataaatgaatatgtaACAAAGTTAGATTATACATCTTTTAAACATAATTCAATGactaataaaattttttttttaattaaatgttataaggatatatataatatacaacaagaaaaaaaaatcataataaaaaaaaataaaataaataaaataaataataataataataataacaaaagtTATAGTAATATTTGTTATAGTTATGTAGATTCtcatgaaataataaattgtaatcatatattattatttattaaaaacaaattgCTCCTAACAAATTTATCATTTCcaaattttcaaaatataacaCATGAATTTTTAGCATTACACAATATATTATgtctaataaaaaaatatataattcaatcTAATATCCATAATTATGAGAACAAATTGTCTATTTCGAAAAATCACAtatctttctttttaatagtatataaaagttttatccaaaaaaataattacttACCATATCTATATGATGATATCAACTTTGAAGACCAAAATATTAACACAATagtaataagaaaaaaacaacatGATGAACAAAAGATAcaacatataattaataaaaagaaaatcaaatattctttttacaaGCCATTCTCTATAACATACTttcgttattttttttctcactttcattttataaaacatataacaaaagatgaaataaaaaataacgaCGAATTATTGAATCACTGGCAAAAATTTGTGTGTctatacaaatataacatggaaaaaaaagaaaagcaaaaaaaagaaaataaggataataatatatatatagaccACACACacgataatattaataataataatatatatatagaccATACAcacgataataataataataataataataatatatatatagaccATACACacgataatattaataataataataatatatatatagaccATACACacgataatattaataataataataataatatatatatagaccatacatatgataaaaattgtaATCATTTTCATAACAATTTTCATAatgatcattataatttCCCATGTGCAAACACACATTATAACCACacaatacaaataaaaaaaaaagaaagaaaaataaaaaacagtACTCCAATTCTTTTATGTAATAACAAAAACAATGAtatcctttatttttttaaaaacacaTTAACTCATCATATTAAAGAgacaataaaaaaaggaacaactaatgtttttaaaaatgaaaatataaatacaatatatacatCTATATAccaagaaaaagaaatatattttgtaaagaGTCTACTCCTACATAGTCACAGAAATACATCCACTTTAAAGGAAACcatacaaaatattaataactctctattgaaatataataagacAAATAATTTTCCTTCTAATATATGTCTGGTTTTATTAATGTCTGGATTTATAACACAAGAAATTCTAAAGATTGCCTCACTGTATTTAAAGCCACACATAAATTACTACTTTTTCGAactataa
- a CDS encoding N6-adenine-specific methylase, putative, protein MIFVKHIFLLYIISLFLNNLNTLCNSLKSPKKKHIGLLYKLSKRNNNKNVAIKKKLFVFPLCFIKVYPFIFKNKVAFQNVEDNYVYTLKRMERNKWRMQDERKVIQNEQNVCNNTNKGFSDLDGNSLDAARYSKNIVENMNHTGYKKDSDHNNENINKKDSNHNNENINKKDSDHNNENINKKDSDHNNENINKKDSDHNNENINKKDSDHNNDTINKKYSDHNNDSINKKYSDHNNDSINKKDSDNNNDTINKKDSDHNNDNINKKDNDHNNNINACNNNGKVSSKGKKRIIETDMYGLPKEKLNIKRQTNKNIKSKYGYCKIKTYNETINVNYRKKKILSILEGTLKNKRLYSPDTYTRPMMSKVKESIFNILTHLNILNGYNINVLDVFTGSGNLGIECISRDVKNVTFVDLSLNSCRTVFENLRLCNIYDTNKKIIRADAMELLQNPYKFNVHEKYNLGFFTPPYEQIIYSDLIHNISNSKLFEEDGLIFIEYPKEINLLPKKVGNLIGLRNRKFGRTYYTLYVINSTGKYIPYQNENEFYPLHYNRKQRRQEKYIE, encoded by the coding sequence ATGATCTTTGTAAaacatattttcttattatatatcataagtCTATTTCTTAATAATTTGAATACACTCTGTAATTCTTTAAAATCccccaaaaaaaaacatatcggtttattatataaattaagtaaacgaaataacaataaaaatgtcGCTATTAAAAAGAAGCTCTTTGTTTTTCCTTTATGCTTTATAAAAGTATAtcctttcatttttaaaaacaaagtAGCCTTTCAAAATGTAGAGGATAATTATGTGTATACCTTAAAAAGAATGGAAAGAAATAAATGGAGGATGCAAGACGAAAGGAAAGTAAtacaaaatgaacaaaatgttTGTAATAACACAAATAAGGGCTTTTCAGATCTGGATGGGAATTCCTTGGATGCAGCTAGATATTCGAAAAATATTGTGGAAAATATGAATCACACGggatataaaaaagatagtgatcataataatgaaaatattaataaaaaagatagtaatcataataatgaaaatattaataaaaaagatagtgatcataataatgaaaatattaataaaaaagatagtgatcataataatgaaaatattaataaaaaagatagtgatcataataatgaaaatattaataaaaaagatagtgatcataataatgatactattaataaaaaatatagtgatcataataatgatagtattaataaaaaatatagtgatcataataatgatagtattaataaaaaagatagtgataataataatgatactattaataaaaaagatagtgatcataataatgataatattaataaaaaagataatgatcataataataatattaatgcttgtaataataatggtaaGGTTTCTAGTAAGGGAAAGAAAAGGATAATTGAAACGGATATGTATGGGTTAcctaaagaaaaattaaatataaaaagacaaacaaacaaaaatataaaatcaaaatatggttattgtaaaataaaaacatataatgaaacgataaatgtaaattataGAAAGAAGAAGATATTAAGTATCCTTGAAGGTActcttaaaaataaaaggctTTATTCACCAGATACGTATACACGACCTATGATGAGTAAAGTAAAAGAATCtatattcaatatattaacacatttaaatatattaaatggatataatataaatgtattagaTGTATTCACCGGTAGTGGTAACTTAGGAATCGAATGTATATCAAGAGATGTAAAGAATGTAACTTTTGTAGATTTATCATTAAATTCTTGTAGAACAGTTTTTGAAAATTTAAGgctttgtaatatatatgatacaaataaaaaaataattagaGCAGATGCTATGGAATTATTACAAAATCCTTATAAATTTAATGtacatgaaaaatataatttaggATTCTTTACACCACCATatgaacaaattatatatagtgATTTAATACACAACATATCAAATAGTAAATTATTTGAGGAAGATGGtcttatatttattgagTATCCAAAAGAAATTAATCTCCTCCCAAAAAAAGTAGGAAATCTAATTGGCTTAAGAAATAGAAAATTTGGAAGAACTTATTACACACTTTATGTTATTAACAGTACAGGTAAATATATTCCTtatcaaaatgaaaatgagtTTTACCCGCTTCACTATAATAGGAAACAAAGGAGgcaagaaaaatatatagaataa
- a CDS encoding AP2 domain transcription factor AP2-O4, putative has protein sequence MFEENEKEQLLYYERNKESEKCQKVWESIICKGLGYSKEEIRRDVERSRREKERLLSILYGSVFTGPKYLLYSKKWRGKTLNEIINEDREKNLNKNNFKNMDLDSTYFCELSFGYMDTAEENDDKNKKEITKQMEKKNDKVPNIRKGGNTNNSQNKRKTYHGEKNANTTNKDLDEFYSKLNYLEKRSYKNRYRNDNNNKKNNNNNNNNNNSNSNNNYYYYYSNGRSSYTNELSNEKNKYNEENSDEGNVIKYKYLPTGVFYSRVSKSFIANWIDDKTKKQVKIPYKISEYGIEKCMILAILSRNLRLSNLSNVLKYYDELTDSQKEQMLHAIRTTQKSEKLFEDIINRNGNKKNENNIINNYSNIHNDTSINNNNNNNNNNNNNIGNTIGTQHKNKNKQNANDQKNIPMKKKLIEKKKVKQSYVNEEKLPTGVYFYQGSYVANWWETNQKKQFKVPFKISEYGIARAKNLAIISRLIRSSSIPDINLILTQMENDHNLSDMDYTAISELAYKYIENMAKKE, from the coding sequence ATGTTTGAGGAGAATGAGAAGGAACAATTATTGTACTATGAGAGGAATAAAGAAAGTGAAAAATGTCAGAAGGTTTGGGAAAGTATAATTTGTAAAGGCTTAGGTTATAGTAAAGAAGAAATACGAAGAGATGTGGAGAGATCGAGAAGAGAAAAGGAAAGActtttatcaatattatatgGTAGCGTATTTACAGGTCCtaaatatttgttatattccAAGAAATGGAGAGGTAAAACGTTGAACGAAATAATTAATGAAGACAGAGAAAAGAacttaaataaaaacaattttaaaaatatggatCTTGATAGTACATATTTTTGTGAATTATCTTTTGGATACATGGACACAGCagaagaaaatgatgataaaaataagaaagaaataaCAAAGCAGATGGAAAAGAAGAATGATAAAGTTCCTAATATAAGAAAAGGAggaaatacaaataattcacaaaataaaagaaaaacatatCACGGAGAAAAAAATGCTAATACAACAAATAAAGATTTAGATGAATTTTATagtaaattaaattatttagaaaaaagaagttataaaaatagatatagaaatgataacaataataagaagaataacaataacaataacaataacaataatagtaatagtaacaataattattattattattattcgaATGGTCGTTCAAGTTATACAAATGAATTAtcgaatgaaaaaaataaatataatgaagaaaattcaGATGAAGGgaatgttataaaatataaatatcttcCAACAGGTGTTTTTTATAGTAGGGTGTCAAAATCTTTTATAGCTAATTGGATTGatgataaaacaaaaaaacaagtAAAAATTCCATATAAAATATCAGAATATGGTATCGAGAAATGTATGATTTTAGCTATACTCTCAAGAAATCTAAGACTAAGTAATTTGTCAAATGTATTGAAATATTATGATGAATTGACAGATAGCCAAAAAGAACAAATGTTACATGCAATTAGAACAACACAGAAAAGTGAAAAATTATTTGAGGATATTATAAATAGGAATggtaataagaaaaatgaaaataatataataaataattatagtaatattcataatgacacttcaataaataataataataataataataataataataataataatataggaaATACAATTGGAAcacaacataaaaataaaaataaacaaaatgcaAATGATCAGAAAAATATACccatgaaaaaaaaacttattgagaaaaaaaaagtcaaACAATCATATgttaatgaagaaaaattacCAACaggtgtatatttttatcaaggTTCTTATGTTGCTAATTGGTGGGAaacaaatcaaaaaaaacaatttaaaGTACCTTTCAAAATATCCGAATATGGAATAGCCAGGGCAAAAAATTTAGCCATAATTTCAAGATTAATTAGATCATCTTCTATTCCAGATATTAATCTAATTTTAACTCAAATGGAAAATGATCATAATTTGAGCGACATGGATTATACTGCCATTTCGGAGTTggcatataaatatatagaaaatatggCTAAGAAGGaataa
- a CDS encoding phosphatidylinositol transfer protein, putative yields MKIVEFRLAMPLTIEEYKVCQLYFVAKASLEDAENNINSNCEKGDENNDSKKGIVILKNESYINEDGTCGQYTYKRINLINKLPKWLLNFIDPKYCIIDEKSWNAYPYLKTVYESSGFPKAKIQVESAHFNGYDTEENALNLSEEALSLRKVIYVDIVNDKISYKDYNESEDPSLFYSDKAKRGKLEKNWKENHSIIMTCYKVFTINIPYFGIFCSKLENWIISALRDNILKYHRKAFCWIDEWIDLTIDDIRNLERDVQKKLNKFWNDSQDENVTDDILDEENNNKNENVKDQYVIHHNNNEENNDTLSNDIIDSLTFKNNQKDDIQRNMSNGNNMMNNDKICNNNNNNNIYYNGNIHNNECTNKQNLSQGNDQGRKEISKDLPNGTYITSSLNMDNDNLDFICTKYNEAYDDNDKENNKDMKKKNINININDMQGEKQIIQNENTLNNKMINVYGDNNINNINNIARNKSVITKSTSLLFPNDLTIKNNLNGNHNNVIDNIEKKKKKKKKKKEKKMESENYFFFKKNEENKEFGEYLYRLNEGMFYSWKLRYFVIKNNKLCYYVNHSKNELKGEIDLLNAQIQWIGEYKGRNSVFVINSLSKNVNYLSSENEIQTKKCMIDIQMATLMNSESVKKREIKQENGKIVSKGVQNGDNKEDVDDDKEDDDNDDDEDEDTEDDNNDDDNDDDNDDDNDDDNDDDNDDDNDDDNDNNNDDDNDDDNDDDNDNNNDDDNYVDNNHYNNNDDNHINYNNKDTPNYHTHKNKRIVDNKKSQDMPKNKNDGTINNYNLPYSKESNKEIDINNNHYNNYICVNDKDEIVHSKLILSDNDLSQYHNEENKTISNNSHYISTLQNNTDQFNGIFVTNYDHIFNKKMEKETCSSNKKMNKLKKRKKKKGLKMKTQDDKNKFVESAVNNYWDNKMDKNFNKKNYITSENFNDKYEGYSDNNKNNYDMSYINDDNNKEKKKKSKKKRACQKSEQMNEKRNILNYFYKKDDLYNTYNNNYVDKLYMNIDPCGLYDIKNIMSTLLNVETKNEHVDTFKNIESHITKLPIFHNNKMNNKKKNKHLYLFYFIFNIISIMSCMYSFISLYLYFKIYFLSFFLLFFCICIIYIYISNHKPINHMYKCSLNIPYNINYVINFLTSHNKYHPNEINKKVFKTKNDNIQYVYSTFNIYCKSILFKIFPCHIFFKPRKIVCTQFTQICNSDNNILKDKEGGLRKYIILQYTNKNTKAFLKSLEFNEDINKLDMNIYKNVIGLKRNDKEEEFFKHGQIKIEDVNNENFNNEQMKNKYNDEEKMDISKSLKSDFLEKDQSQVITSEEDSEMKSSCREKNNNIRMGIPKMKNNSNYNKNDDNNNDDNNNDDNNDGNNNNDENDDNNYGNNNNNNNNNNSVDKCKGGNTNEPCHYVDDTKKWSSDLNQNSEYHIYNNLNYISAYCYKHIKKLLDNVIKKIICSILLKYKYVYKYFKKYYYNKYVNVDGCDIFLIQEKKDNTCELIFYTYYNYNSFFFNESINYTRCNNIREKLLTVDIPKYFKHENIFYCDKYYVEEKNETLLFLEKKKIEKEICKNIFFNINSNETYNKNILLYIYELTYKGYFNEKFLSSIHNIDDTFFIRNISKVFLYIIQNINLYDVKQFKNISEFIKNKKNKIDYTDEYFISNIIHIINTLPLLHYTFSTSLIFPKKNEKIECSYEQSNIDITLKNDNPITFFIIAENYKNKTKITSELILKTLCTFDQIIIYMQHQMQITNKSNYNITFNYPHIILRNLLHGHMNFSFAHKMVIKDTLSNTAEIRFIDKDKSNGELFGVIKRNELITDFLSGNIFDKIILNNDKQYNSVKDIKINVIHKENTKNLIKSFFR; encoded by the exons atgaaaattgtCGAATTTCGGCTTGCTATGCCTTTAACCATAGAAGAATATAAAGTATGtcaattatattttgtagCTAAAGCTTCATTAGAAGACgcagaaaataatataaatagtaatTGTGAAAAAGGTGATGAGAATAATGATTCAAAAAAAGGAatagtaatattaaaaaatgaaagttaTATAAATGAGGATGGTACATGTGGTCAGTATACATATAAgagaataaatttaataaataagttACCAAAGTGgctattaaattttatagatcctaaatattgtattataGATGAAAAGTCATGGAATGCATATCCATATTTAAAAACAGTTTATGAGTCTAGTGGTTTTCCAAAAGCGAAGATTCAAGTTGAATCCGCACATTTTAATGGTTATGACACTGAAGAGAATGCTTTGAATTTATCAGAAGAAGCGCTCTCTTTAAGAAAAGTAATATATGTTGATATagtaaatgataaaatatctTATAAAGATTATAATGAAAGTGAAGATCCTTCGTTATTTTATAGTGATAAAGCTAAAAGAGGTAAACTCGAAAAAAACTGGAAAGAAAATCATTCTATTATTATGACATGTTATAAGGTATTTACTATTAATATACCTTATTTTGGTATATTCTGTTCAAAATTAGAAAACTGGATTATATCTGCGCTCAgggataatatattaaaatatcataGGAAAGCATTCTGTTGGATTGATGAATGGATAGATTTGACAATTGATGATATAAGAAATTTAGAAAGAGATGTTCAAAAGAAATTGAATAAATTTTGGAACGACTCACAAGACGAAAATGTTACAGATGATATTTtggatgaagaaaataacaataaaaacGAAAATGTAAAAGATCAATATGTTATACATCATAacaataatgaagaaaataatgatacaCTAAGTAATGATATAATAGATTCGTtaacttttaaaaataacCAAAAAGATGATATACAAAGAAATATGTctaatggtaataatatgatgaataatgataaaatatgtaataataataataataataatatttattataatggaAACATTCATAATAACGAATGTActaataaacaaaatttatCTCAAGGTAATGATCAAGGAAGGAAAGAAATATCAAAAGACCTGCCCAATGGAACTTATATTACATCATCACTAAATAtggataatgataatttagATTTTATATGTACCAAATATAATGAGgcttatgatgataatgataaagaaaataataaagacatgaaaaaaaaaaatataaatataaatattaatgacATGCAAGGAGAAAAGCAAATCattcaaaatgaaaatacactaaataataaaatgattaatgtatatggtgataataatatcaataatattaataatattgctAGAAATAAAAGTGTTATTACTAAAAGTACATCTCTATTATTCCCTAACGATTTaaccataaaaaataacCTCAATGGaaatcataataatgttatagataatatagaaaagaagaaaaaaaaaaaaaaaaaaaaaaaagaaaagaaaatggaATCGGAAAATTACTTTTTCTTtaagaaaaatgaagaaaacaaAGAATTTGGTGAATATTTATACAGACTAAATGAAGGCATGTTTTATTCATGGAAGCTTCGATActttgttataaaaaataacaaattgTGTTATTATGTTAATCATAGTAAAAATGAGCTAAAAGGAGAAATCGATCTCCTGAATGCGCAGATACAATGGATAGGTGAATATAAAGGAAGAAATAGTGTTTTTGTAATAAACTCCTTATCAAAGAATGTTAATTATTTAAGTTCAGAGAATGAAATACAAACAAAGAAATGTATGATAGATATACAAATGGCTACTTTAATGAATAGTGAAAGTGTGAAAAAGAGAGAGATTAAACAGGAAAATGGGAAAATTGTGAGTAAGGGGGTACAAAATGGAGATAACAAAGAAGATGttgatgatgataaagaagatgatgataatgatgatgatgaagatgaagatactgaggatgataataatgatgatgacaaTGATGATGacaatgatgatgataatgatgatgataatgatgatgataatgatgacgATAATGATGAcgataatgataacaataatgatgatgataatgatgacgataatgatgatgataatgataacaataatgatgatgataattatgtGGATAACAACCATTACAACAACAATGATGATAaccatattaattataataataaagacaCACCGAATTATCATACAcataaaaacaaaagaatAGTTGATAACAAAAAATCACAAGATATgccaaaaaataaaaatgatggaactataaataattataacttACCATATTCAAAAGAATCAAATAAAGAGAtcgatataaataataatcattataataattatatatgtgtaaatgaTAAGGACGAAATTGTTCATAGTAAGTTAATTCTTAGCGATAATGATTTATCACAATATCATAATGAAGAGAATAAAACAATTTCAAATAACTCACATTATATATCCacattacaaaataatactGATCAATTTAATGGTATTTTCGTTACGAATTATGATCATATATTTAACAAGAAGATGGAAAAAGAAACTTGttcttcaaataaaaaaatgaataaattaaaaaaaaggaaaaagaaaaaaggattaaaaatgaaaacacAAGACGATAAGAACAAATTTGTTGAAAGCGCGGTGAATAATTATTGGGATAATAAAATGgacaaaaattttaataaaaaaaattacataacATCTGAAAATTTTAATGACAAATATGAAGGTTACTCagacaataataaaaacaattatgACATGtcttatataaatgatgataataataaagaaaaaaagaaaaaaagcaaaaaaaaaagagctTGTCAAAAATCTGAACAAatgaatgaaaaaagaaacatattaaattatttttataaaaaggatgatttatataatacatataataataattatgttgataaattatatatgaatatagaTCCATGTGGactatatgatataaaaaatattatgagtACCTTATTAAATGTAGAAACCAAAAATGAGCATGTTGatacttttaaaaatatagaatcacatattacaaaattacctatatttcataataataaaatgaataataaaaaaaagaataaacatttatatttattttattttatttttaatataatatcgaTTATGTCATGTatgtattcatttatatcattatatttatatttcaaaatatatttcctgTCGTTCTTCTTGTTATTCTtttgtatatgtattatatatatatacatatctaATCATAAACCAATTAATCATATGTATAAGTGTTCGTTAAATATACcgtataatattaattatgtgATTAATTTCTTGACAAGCCATAATAAATATCACCCAaacgaaataaataaaaaggtaTTTAAAAccaaaaatgataatatacaatatgtttatagtacatttaatatttattgtaaAAGTATTTTGTTTAAAATATTCCCATgtcacatattttttaagccAAGGAAAATTGTGTGTACTCAATTTACTCAGATATGTAATAgcgataataatatattaaaagataaagaagGCGGATTgcgtaaatatataattctgcAATATACAAATAAGAATACAAAAGCATTTCTTAAATCTTTAGAATTTAATGAAGATATTAATAAGTtagatatgaatatatataaaaacgtAATAGGTTTAAAACGTAACGATAAGGAGGAGGAGTTTTTTAAGCATGGACAGATTAAAATTGAGGACGTAAATAATGAGAACTTTAATAATGAACagatgaaaaataaatataatgatgaagaaaaaatggATATATCAAAAAGTTTAAAAAGTGATTTTTTAGAAAAGGACCAATCGCAAGTTATTACTTCAGAAGAGGATTCTGAGATGAAATCTTCATGTAgggagaaaaataataatataagaatGGGAATCCccaaaatgaaaaacaatagtaattataataaaaatgatgataataataatgatgataataataatgatgataataatgatggtaataataataatgatgaaaatgatgacaataattatggtaataataataacaacaacaataataataatagtgttGATAAGTGTAAGGGGGGAAATACAAATGAACCATGCCATTATGTTGATGATACAAAAAAATGGTCTAGTGATTTAAATCAAAATAGTgaatatcatatttataataatttgaattatatatcggcatattgttataaacatattaaaaaattattagacaatgtaataaagaaaataatatgttcaattcttttgaaatataaatatgtatataaatattttaaaaaatattattataataaatatgtaaatgttGATGGAtgtgatatttttttaatacaagaaaaaaaggataatacATGTgaacttattttttatacttattataattataatagtttcttttttaatgaatCAATAAATTATACTCGATGTAATAATATTCGCGAAAAGTTATTAACAGTTGATATTcctaaatattttaaacatgagaatattttttattgtgacaaatattatgtagaagaaaaaaatgagacattattatttcttgaaaaaaaaaaaatcgaaaaagaaatatgtaaaaatatattttttaatattaatagtaatgaaacatataataaaaatatattattatatatatatgaattaacatataaaggatattttaatgaaaaatttttatcAAGTATTCACAATATAGATGATACATTctttataagaaatatatctaaagtctttttatatataatacaaaatataaatctatATGATGTTAAAcagtttaaaaatataagtgaatttataaaaaataaaaaaaataaaattgattatacagatgaatattttatatctaatattattcatataattaatacatTACCTTTATTACATTATACATTCTCTACTTCACTCAtatttccaaaaaaaaatgaaaaaattgaatGTTCCTATGAACAATCCAATATTGATATTACACTAAAAAACGATAATCCAataactttttttataatagcagaaaattataaaaacaagACAAAAATTACCTCAGAacttattttaaaaacacTATGTACATTTGAtcaaataatcatatatatgcaACATCAAATGcaaataacaaataaaagtaattataatattacctTTAATTATCCACACATTATATTAAGAAATCTATTACATGGACATATGAACTTTTCTTTTGCTCATAAAATGGTTATCAAGGATACTCTGAGCAACACTGCAGAAATTAGG TTTATTGATAAGGATAAATCTAATGGAGAGTTGTTTGGGGTTATTAAAAGGAATGAACTAATTACCGATTTTTTGAGCGGAAatatttttgataaaataattttaaataatgataaaca ATATAATAGTGTCAaggatattaaaataaatgtaatacACAAAGAAAATACCAAAAATTTGATAaa gtCCTTTTTTAGATAA